From Dendropsophus ebraccatus isolate aDenEbr1 chromosome 2, aDenEbr1.pat, whole genome shotgun sequence, a single genomic window includes:
- the LOC138784141 gene encoding histamine H3 receptor-like, with amino-acid sequence MTNLLVYNESGLDVFNLNETSDLDPEFSESVKIVIMLLISLLIIVTVFGNILVVIAFIVDKSLRTQSNFFLLNLAICDFIIGAFVIPLYLLYLLNGKWMLGKNICKLWVMADYTMCSASAFNIALISYDRFLSVTKAVLYRSSQNNHSQTVLKMASVWITSFLLYGPAILFWETVFGEKDVAEGVCVPAFYDAWFFHLGTSTFDFIFPLISISFFNLRIYWNITKRSKKRQQLAPPPSAVIENHAKQYTISTTLALSPDQMISLPLTKTVKKALRQCFQTKDPSQMDHVSNTYNIQVIKLSRDKKVAKSLAILVCIFAICWAPYTFLISIRTACHGYCIPYYWFDIAVWISYLNSAINPVLYPLCHKGFRKAFAMIFQKVF; translated from the exons ATGACAAATCTACTGGTGTATAATGAGAGTGGATTGGATGTGTTCAATCTCAATGAAACTTCTGACTTGGATCCAGAGTTTTCAGAAAGTGTTAAGATTGTGATAATGCTGCTTATATCTCTACTGATTATAGTGACAGTGTTCGGTAATATCCTGGTTGTGATCGCTTTCATTGTGGATAAGAGTCTTAGAACCCAAAGCAACTTCTTTCTTCTTAATTTAGCCATTTGTGATTTTATTATAG GTGCATTTGTCATTCCTTTGTATTTGCTTTATTTACTTAATGGGAAATGGATGCTTGGAAAAAACATCTGCAAGCTGTGGGTAATGGCAGATTATACAATGTGCTCAGCCTCAGCATTTAACATTGCCCTGATCAGCTATGATAGATTCCTTTCTGTGACTAAAGCA GTCTTGTATCGTTCTTCACAAAATAATCACAGTCAGACAGTTCTCAAAATGGCATCCGTCTGGATAACATCTTTTCTACTGTACGGTCCAGCTATCCTATTTTGGGAAACAGTTTTTGGTGAAAAAGATGTGGCTGAGGGTGTGTGTGTACCTGCTTTTTATGATGCTTGGTTTTTCCACTTGGGGACATCAacttttgattttatttttcctttGATAAGTATTTCTTTCTTTAATCTGAGAATCTACTGGAACATCACTAAACGCAGCAAGAAGAGACAACAGCTTGCTCCTCCACCATCTGCTGTAATAGAAAATCACGCCAAGCAATACACTATATCAACTACTCTAGCACTGTCGCCAGATCAGATGATTTCCTTACCACTAACAAAGACAGTGAAAAAAGCTCTTAGACAATGTTTTCAAACAAAAGACCCTTCACAAATGGACCATGTATCCAACACTTACAACATACAGGTCATTAAACTCTCCAGGGACAAGAAAGTTGCCAAATCTCTTGCCATTCTTGTTTGTATCTTTGCCATTTGTTGGGCCCCATACACTTTCCTAATCAGTATCAGAACTGCCTGCCATGGGTACTGTATACCATATTATTGGTTTGATATAGCAGTTTGGATTTCATACTTAAATTCAGCTATCAACCCTGTACTGTATCCATTGTGTCACAAGGGTTTTAGGAAAGCTTTTGCCATGATTTTTCAGAAAGTGTTTTAG